One region of Bubalus kerabau isolate K-KA32 ecotype Philippines breed swamp buffalo chromosome 6, PCC_UOA_SB_1v2, whole genome shotgun sequence genomic DNA includes:
- the LOC129656418 gene encoding uncharacterized protein LOC129656418 — MLHLNTERSSQNSYCDYGIWALPRKPLGLSPFEVMYGRPMLPPGLPPEPPPIPSFLHSPLLAELRNALWKYVNHNFPAPDPQASPPPLQIGDMVYLSDNPQGDEEVEQIVYPQGELSHRKRRAVIAPLLIGTGIAAALGPGTGGISTSAHFYYKLFQELNEDMEQQLPCIAFVNRHRLEIIPASCRRAPCLCVLTSGAGRRLLQLSALMFIQTILSVYFPRVFMAHPGDLDFVPQRCWELAGICGHQVDARSWSHSSARDPTFNPRLSSTIHWSPLTCPPVLRSRFFTVDSVTQLYPLNQLFAPQVYSPTSLPCCVPEGVSLGNGSHGLLCWLASRWLLLMGTSNAWRKAKNETRYLFPWHAPSEVT, encoded by the exons ATGCTCCACCTCAACACAGAGCGCTCCTCTCAAAACTCCTATTGCGACTACGG AATATGGGCTTTGCCCAGAAAGCCCCTGGGGCTGAGCCCCTTTGAGGTGATGTATGGAAGGCCCATGCTCCCTCCTGGACTCCCCCCTGAACCTCCTCCAATACCAAGCTTCTTACACTCCCCTCTGCTGGCGGAACTCCGCAATGCCCTCTGGAAATACGTCAACCACAACTTTCCTGCCCCTGACCCCCAAGCCTCCCCGCCCCCTTTACAAATTGGGGACATGGTCTATCTGTCTGATAATCCCCAGGGTGAC GAAGAGGTAGAACAAATAGTCTACCCCCAAGGGGAACTTTCCCACAGGAAAAGACGAGCTGTCATAGCCCCCCTCCTGATTGGTACCGGCATAGCCGCAGCCCTAGGCCCTGGGACTGGGGGCATCTCGACCTCGGCCCATTTTTACTACAAGCTGTTCCAAGAACTTAATGAAGACATGGAGCAG CAGCTTCCTTGTATCGCCTTCGTCAATCGGCACCGGCTGGAAATAATACCTGCTTCCTGTCGGCGAGCCCCCTGCCTCTGTGTCCTGACCAGTGGGGCAGGCAGACGGCTCCTGCAACTGTCTGCTCTGATGTTCATTCAGACCATCCTGAGTGTTTATTTTCCACGTGTTTTCATGGCCCATCCTGG GGACCTGGACTTTGTTCCCCAGCGTTGTTGGGAACTTGCTGGTATTT GTGGCCATCAAGTAGATGCAAGGTCTTGGAGTCATTCCTCAGCCCGAGATCCTACCTTTAACCCCAGGCTGTCTTCTACCATCCACTGGAGCCCACTGACCTGTCCCCCAGTTCTCagaagcagattcttcactgttgaTTCCGTCACTCAGCTGTACCCTTTGAATCAGCTCTTTGCTCCTCAAGTCTACTCCCCCACTTCTTTGCCCTGCTGTGTCCCAGAGGGTGTGTCCCTGGGGAATGGCAGCCATGGGCTTCTGTGCTGGCTGGCCTCCAGATGGCTTTTGCTAATGGGAACCTCTAATGCTTGGAGGAAAGCGAAAAATGAAACTAGGTATTTATTTCCCTGGCATGCTCCCAGTGAGGTCACCTGA